In Chaetodon trifascialis isolate fChaTrf1 chromosome 4, fChaTrf1.hap1, whole genome shotgun sequence, one DNA window encodes the following:
- the ell gene encoding RNA polymerase II elongation factor ELL, which translates to MAALKEEQCYGLSCGRVSNGSNVSVFHVKLTDSALRAFEGYQSNKVLSSQPLIRFNGNQGKISIPRSENSSELQTFTFYLSNVGRDNPQGSFDCIQQYITSEGSIQLDCLGGIQDKITVCATDDSYQKARESMAQVEEETRSRSAIVIKPGGRYVGKRVQIWKSAPGLTDIAPSRRTSRPVIISSSTLKKSTAQHRPLRERLVHLLALKPYKKPELILRLQKDGLQPSDKDALDSHLQQVANLNGKDNTFTLKDFLYKEIQKDWPGYTEGDQQLLKRILFRKQNSCAPPLESPPKESASSSPSQKRPAADFIDPLVNKKPRISHLASKAATAPVNGKLSSSNGRGEAGGAQAGVAVSMSDGGMTSGSQQLPVLDIPRPFEALSDVSNDSSHNGRDCDSQETAVSERLSQPPSLFTGSAMLTAPTIGTSSPGHTVLEGPRDKSPSSSNNKSRKKSKKHKDKEKSKDRERVRERAQEKEVKKSREERVPEPSRACEMSPGNLKSNSIPHKSTDLNGMCNSTSIPSSSPEVAEYLLKYTVIGSPEQRQRYKNDFNAEYSEYRGLHARIEIITRQFTVLDNELKQLQQGTDKYKTIHNQILQEYHKIKKTNPNYSQERNRCEYLHNKLAHIKRLIAEYDQQQL; encoded by the exons ATGGCGGCGCTGAAGGAGGAGCAGTGCTACGGACTGTCCTGTGGAAGAGTGAGCAACGGTAGCAATGTCTCCGTCTTTCACGTTAAACTCACTGACAGCGCCCTGAGAGCGTTTGAAGGctatcagagcaacaag GTCCTGTCATCACAGCCATTGATCAGATTTAATGGAAACCAAGGG AAAATTTCAATACCACGGTCAGAAAATTCCAGTGAACTGCAAACATTTACTTTCTACCTGTCAAATGTGGGCAGAGATAACCCCCAGGGCAGCTTCGACTGCATCCAGCAGTACATCACCAG TGAAGGGAGCATTCAGCTGGATTGTTTGGGTGGGATCCAGGACAAGATTACGGTATGTGCCACAGACGACTCCTACCAGAAGGCCAGGGAAAGCATGGCCCAAGTTGAGGAGGAGACTCGCAGTAGGAGTGCCATTGTCATCAAGCCCGGGGGGAGATACGTAG GTAAGAGGGTTCAGATCTGGAAATCAGCACCTGGCCTCACAGACATCGCCCCGTCACGGAGGACGTCTCGGCCTGTCATCATCTCTAGCAGCACCTTAAAGAAGAGCACAGCTCAGCACAGGCCGCTCCGGGAACGCCTCGTGCACCTGTTGGCCCTCAAGCCTTACAAAAAGCCTGAGCTGATCCTGAGGTTGCAGAAAGATGGCCTTCAGCCATCAGACAAGGACGCCCTGGATAGCCACCTGCAACAG GTGGCGAACCTGAATGGAAAAGACAACACCTTCACATTGAAGGACTTTCTGTATAAGGAAATTCAGAAGGACTGGCCAGGCTACACAGAAGGAGACCAGCAGCTTCTCAAGAGGATCCTGTTTAG GAAACAGAACAGCTGCGCCCCTCCACTGGAGAGCCCGCCCAAAGAGTCGGCCAGCAGCTCGCCGTCTCAG AAACGGCCTGCTGCTGACTTCATCGACCCCCTTGTCAACAAAAAGCCAAGGATATCACACCTTGCCAGCAAGGCTGCAACAGCCCCAGTCAATGGCAAGCTCAGCTCCTCCAAcgggagaggagaggcaggtggAGCGCAGGCAGGAGTGGCGGTTTCTATGTCAGACGGCGGCATGACATCCGGCTCCCAGCAGCTCCCTGTGCTGGACATCCCTCGTCCTTTCGAAGCGCTGTCGGACGTCAGCAACGACTCCAGCCACAACGGGAGAGACTGTGACTCTCAGGAAACGGCGGTGTCCGAGAGGCTCAGCCAACCTCCTTCGCTATTCACGGGCTCGGCGATGCTCACCGCGCCCACCATCGGCACATCTTCTCCCGGGCACACAGTCCTGGAAGGACCCCGGGACAAGAGTCCTTCGTCCAGCAACAACAAGTCCAGAAAGAAGTCAAAAAAGCATAAAGACAAGGAGAAGAGCAAAGatagagagagggtgagagaaagGGCACaagagaaggaggtgaagaagagtcGTGAGGAGCGTGTGCCTGAGCCGAGCAGAGCCTGTGAGATGAGCCCAGGAAACCTCAAAAGCAACAGTATTCCACACAAAAGCACAG ATCTGAATGGAATGTGCAACAGTACCAGTATTCCTTCGTCATCACCTGAGGTGGCAGAGTATTTATT GAAGTACACGGTGATCGGCTCTCCGGAGCAGCGTCAGAGGTATAAAAACGATTTCAACGCCGAGTACAGTGAGTACCGGGGTCTGCATGCTCGAATAGAGATCATCACCCGGCAGTTCACTGTGCTTGACAATGAGCTCAAACAGCTCCAGCAAGGCACAGACAAGTACAAG ACAATCCACAATCAAATACTCCAAGAGtatcataaaataaaaaag ACTAATCCAAACTATAGTCAAGAGAGGAACCGCTGTGAATATCTACACAACAAACTGGCACATATAAAGAGACTTATTGCCGAGTACGATCAACAGCAACTTTAA